The Elaeis guineensis isolate ETL-2024a chromosome 14, EG11, whole genome shotgun sequence genome has a segment encoding these proteins:
- the LOC105057144 gene encoding protein LIGHT-DEPENDENT SHORT HYPOCOTYLS 4, whose translation MESGPDAPGGGVEGPSSSTATAAGDPGSQPAEHQTAPPSTQPQPQPPPQPQPQPQQHQLSRYESQKRRDWHTFLQYLRNHKPPLTLARCSGAHVIEFLKYLDQFGKTKVHATGCAYFGQPNPPAPCACPLKQAWGSLDALIGRLRAAYEENGGRPESNPFGARAVRMYLREVRESQAKARGIPYEKKKRKRLPPPAAGESSSAAAAGGGGAERSSGGGGESSASTAAATTVTAGGNSSGAGEGSGAPPLPPEGPASTS comes from the coding sequence ATGGAATCTGGCCCCGACGCTCCCGGCGGCGGGGTAGAAGGCCCCTCGTCCTCCACCGCCACTGCCGCCGGCGACCCCGGGTCACAACCTGCCGAGCACCAGACTGCTCCACCTTCAACCCAACCCCAACCCCAACCTCCACCTCAGCCCCAACCTCAACCACAACAGCATCAGCTGAGTCGATACGAGTCGCAGAAGAGAAGGGATTGGCATACTTTTCTTCAATACCTGAGGAACCACAAGCCACCGTTGACGCTGGCACGGTGCAGTGGAGCTCACGTTATCGAGTTCTTGAAATATTTGGATCAGTTCGGGAAGACCAAGGTGCACGCGACCGGGTGCGCCTACTTCGGCCAGCCCAACCCCCCGGCGCCCTGCGCCTGCCCCTTGAAGCAGGCCTGGGGCTCGCTCGACGCGCTCATCGGCCGCCTCCGCGCCGCCTacgaggagaacggcggccgccCCGAGTCCAACCCATTCGGCGCCCGAGCGGTGAGGATGTATCTTCGTGAAGTCAGAGAGAGCCAGGCCAAGGCCAGAGGGATCCCCTACGAGAAGAAGAAGCGGAAGCGGCTGCCACCACCCGCCGCCGGGGAGTCTTCCTCCGCCGCTGCTGCCGGTGGAGGAGGTGCGGAGCGGTCGTCGGGCGGCGGAGGGGAGAGTTCTGCGTCTACTGCCGCTGCTACTACTGTTACCGCTGGTGGGAATAGTTCGGGAGCGGGTGAGGGATCCGGTGCTCCGCCGTTGCCGCCGGAGGGTCCGGCCTCCACTTCCTGA